actcactcacataacgcaagcgttgtttcacgtcggttttctgtgaggttgtggtatcactccggtcgagccggcccatttgtgccgaagcatggctctcccacacttacacaTAGGAAAATGTTACCTAAAGAGTGTCCCCATATGATAACAGGTGGTTTGTCCTTCTCATTGAGGGATTCTATCAGCCAGGCATACATCGCCAGTGCATCTTCCACCACTCCTCGCTCCGTCGGCCTCACGTGCGTGGAGTCACCATATCCTGAACAGAAGACAGTATTTCCAAACCTATatgaccttcaagaaaagagtgtagATACTCTTTGATTTAAAATGTTCCAAATATTTGTAAGGTAGCATATTtcccagttatgttataagttctagtgtttttttctgtttcaatgtataaaattgaaaaatcaTGTAGGTTTATTTATTACCCTTACTGAAcaactggagctgcggactacctagcgggtttaccggggctccgggtcgaaaagcaggagtaggaacggggtggtttttagtaaataagagtctgacactcactcgcctcgcccaaggcgggagaagtcattggaagattttctcctcttaaaaaaaactgaacgAAACACTTCTATTTATGCTCATTAATTTTTAGCCCTGATCATCCCACTGTTGGGCAAATGCCTCCTTACTCTCTACCCACTCATCTCTGTGCTTTCAAATTTACTATAACACCTCTATCACATATTACCAAAATACTATTCTCGTTGttcaaactatttatttcatcaATTTACTATTGAAAACGAATTAGTTCGTTTGCACCAAAACAGTTGAAGTTACATTATTTAGCATCATTATCAACAGCAAAATTCGCGTGAAATATCGTTGCATCAAACATtgtacacaaaattaattacacattatgtaataatatacctCTGTAGTCAAATGTAATCACATGGAAATTTAATTCTTGGAACACTTTGTACATTTGTAGCCTGTGCGGCGAAGCGCGGTGGTTTGAATTGCctgaaacaatttattctaGTATAATAGGTAAATggaaattattgtattgttgttgatagatagaaaataatgatatttatttgttaaaggaATCAACAGTCGTTTCATTGTatagaaatgtaaataattttacgtggTTATTTGTGACGCCTACTTTTTTATCATAGCTACTTTCTGTTTTATCAAttgcttttataaaaatagtaggCGCTACAATaactggtatttttttatttttggatagATTTACTGCAGAAAatgtctaaatataataatattgctttACCGTACACTATAATTACTCAATTTATAGTTAATGTTTATTGACATAGTGCGGCAAAAGAGCATACTACTCGTTTGATGGTACACAATCGGTGTCGCCATATGGACACTCGCGTCACCATacgagttacaagtgcgttgcctttcaGGGGTTAGGGATAGACAATATGAAAACTATATTAtcctatatatataaaaaaattaagatttgtagGAACAAGAGTTAAAAGACTGACACAGGGTGTACATTTTCGTGGATACGAAAAATTACTGTTTAAAAGCTGTAGGACTtagaaatttttaaatttttctgaTAATATGTAGTTGGAACCTTGCAGATCATCTGGTGCCACTTGTACGTCGACTTAcaggacaccctgtatatgtgtgtgtgtgtgtgtacctaacgcccgaatactcaattttaagttgtacttaaatattgtgctatctctgacaatttataaagaattgatagtgacagaagtacaattgagagcgtcttaaaattgagtagcgtttgagtattcggtcGTAAGTAAATAATAGTGTTTCTCTCACCATGACAGTAGAGTACGACTGTGTTCTGCGTCCGCTTGAGTTCATTGTGGAGACGAGCGTCCACGGACAGGTAGTCACGAATCACAAACACCTCGCGAAACATTGAACACGGCACTATGTGCCACGCTCCTGCaataattcagtatttttttaaactcaaactTTGCCCTACAATACGTTTATTAGTACTTTACCCcgctagaattttctcctgtatcgtggctgtgtttacaaacatacaacttcactcACTCCGACCCCAAActatttgtggaacacacaaagtgttgctccgtgcgggaatcgaacccgctgcacgttgcgtTGTAGCCAGTTGCACACCGCGCCTACCGtaaataataggtaggtaaatacGTAGTAactaatcatttattcattttacattgATCTTAGGGGAAATAAAgcatgaatgaatgaatgatgcaTGAATAATAATTGTCTGAAAATATTCTTGCattaataggtattttattaggTCTGCTATTTTATAGGCTCGCTTGTGATGTTATTGTACctcagtaaaattaaaatttaaaatataaatatcgaaATTTGTAAATGACCTAGACAGGATTTCACTACTACATCAACTTGAATTAgtattgaatattaaaactaacaCTAACTCTAGTAGGTATACAAGTAGTTAATGCGATTACCGAGTTTGATAGGACAGGAATCGACAACAGACTGGAACGAGATATTGAAATGTCTTCCTCCGACGACGTTACAACTTGACGGGTTCTCGTAATCCAAGTGTCTTGGATAGTTTACtgcgaattaaattaatttgacatCTACTTAccactaattatattatagaacTTTTTGTAAACGCCCTTTTtgtaaggggagaaaatcatacaatgactttttCTACCTTGAACGAGGCGAGAGTGTAAGACTGTTATTACTGcatgaaaaccaccccgttcctactcctgtttttggagccggagccccggtaaacccgctaggtagtccgcagtacCGATTATGAACGAAACGcctagtataattattatagcaaAACGTATAGTTGAGGAATTGCTCTTTGCGTTATATTaccattcatattattatgtactagctttgAGCCCGTGGCATCGCCTACGTGGGACTCAAAATATCTGTAGACAGGATTCAGGtcgatataggtaggtatagaaAATCTTGTTAAAAGATTCAATGGTATACCTACGCACTAACTGAAATGtatcattttttaatttgatttaagaGCCTGTTCAATGCAAACAATCCAACATTCCTCGCTAAAATACAAgtctatttaaagaaaaacgaaAATGCTTACTGCAGTTAGAAAATACCATTTTCCTTTGAACTGACTTgctgtatttaaatattagagGCAACACAGCCACCTGGACTACAAATATGCTCGCCGTCACCGAAGCGCCTGCCACTAATATGGTCCTAGGAATATGGGTAATATGGTATTAGGAATATGGGTCAGTGGAGACAAAGTGTATATCTATACCTATATCGATGGAACTTCCCCTGTTACGCAACTAGGTAAGGATCTACACCAAATGATGAGTTTAATTAGGCACGTTAAGTTTTCCGCAGCATGTTTCCcttttttttatcgtataagccggtaaatgagcagacggttcaccagATGGTatcaatcgccgtcgcccatggacacttgaaataccagaggcgttacaagtgcgttgccggccttttgggggttaggaatttaaagagttgctgggaaatcggggattaggaagattgagaagggaaTTGGGACTCCaataaccccactcacacaacgcaagcgttatttcacgtcggttttctgtgaggccgtggtatcactccggtcgagccggcccattcgtgccgatgcatggctctcccacacttaaaactggTTGGAATGGAGGCGACCGCGAATTTCGGTGACTTTATGGGTATGTAACCACCTTGTGTGTAAATTATAATAGCATTATAAATACTTACCCGATAACCATATTGATAAGgtgcaattttatatttatttactttattaaaatttatattttcaagatttttaaCTTCGCAATTTTTTTCGATCATTTTATacgattttttatgtttttatataagtaattttatttattttatagtaaattcATATAGATATATTAGCACGCTGACATTTTGcttgattttgactttatctAATATTTATGGTTATCATTCAGACCAAGAAAATTATCATTGGTTCCCTTCAAAAGTTTATGAAAATAGGTTTCCACAGTttcagcaaaactgtggaatgagctgtcgtcggcggtatttccgaaccgatacgaccttcaaaccttcaagaaaagagcgtactcctttttaaaaggccggctggctctggtgttgcgggtgtccatgggcgacgctgatcgcttaccatcaggtgacccatctgcttgtttgcctTCTAAGGTTCACGAAGAGATTTACAAATAACACACaaacagtattttataaaaactttattgaaattcaacttaacaaataaattaaaccacGATAAAACGACGttggacaataaaaaaaaaccataactaattattatgtactatttCCTGTATTAATCAAGtcataacatcacgctatattCCTTGGGGGTAAGCACAGATGTGCTTTTACAATCACATATCATCAGTACTATTATAAGTCATGTTTATTATGTATAAGTCTCATTTTGACTGACAGAACAAAAATGAAGTATTTGCTgtcaattttctttaatattggcAAAAAACAAAGAAGTTCCGCTTGATGGTAACTTCTGCACTGTAGCCAAAGTACGTATACTAGCAATACCAGAGCCGTCATGTTTACGTTGCGAACTATGTAGGAAACTGATCAATTCTGCCATCGTTCCCGAGTATGACATCTCCCCGAAAATGACGGTGTAATTAAATGCTATGCTAGAAGCATCTAAAACTCTACAGTTCAAATATACAGTTGATCAGGCATTACAAACTCACTGACTAGACGTGACCGTAGTCAGGCTAGCAGGGGCTTCACCATgcattatttacacaaaagattttcttcaatataaccaatataaattttatttttatgcttaTCACATATGCAACTGTTTCTTGTGCAAAttgtaaatgttataaatatcatattggtgcattatttaaacataatacttGCATTGTAATTGTACTATagtcaatttgttttaaaaaaatagtgatttattgtttttgacagcataaaaaaattgaatctAAAGTGCATCTATGATACCCCGCCGGGGAATAGAACTAGAGATCTACAGTAGCTAGCTAAGAATCAAAAGTGAcggttaaaaatctatttattaatcCAATCATTAAGCTTACTTAGGCACAAATCCAGACTTTAGGCTTTTGTTGACAATTCTAAGGATTTTATatcttacttacatacatttaaagttcattttcaatTGGTAAATATAGCAAAAcagatttatttctttaaatataatattaggaaCATGATTATTAGAGTATAAGTTGATccatatcatcacgcctttttaccTTGAAGAGAACAGCAGAGTTTAATAGTTAAAGCCCAAGtatttgtcaaaaaatgagtATATTTTTCACTCCTGCCTGTCCCTTTGAAGAGAAGcgggcgtgatgttatgtataatattaagtaatatcaTGATTTTCAGAATTGAAGGCGTATACCATCACTTGAAGTTGTTTGAAATCACTGTAGATGCTGATTTACGAATTCTCTggaacaaaaaaacaaaatatattattgttaaacacggactacctagcgagtttaccggggctccaacacgaaaagcaggagtaggaacggggtggtttttagtcagtaagagtctaacactctctcttgcaaaaaaaaaaacaaactataagagagtaacgaatggagtttcttgctcgttcttctctatttgAAGCTAAACTTCGGAACGAGCACCtggcttcactgacggatagactgacagactatagtttatttctttctttgttgatgTTTCAAAGATACCTAAGTATATGATTTTACTTTGAACTGAACTCAGAAATTATCATGTTTGATTTCTAAGTAAagcaaaacattatttaaaattatgaatttccaTCAAAAGAgataagattcgtagcaattgacgttccattgtctctgtctgcCCCCTTGGGAGACTGGCATGatggttattaatttaattgcaaaaaaactgcaaataattaaacaaaaccaaaaccAGTTCAATATCACCGTCATTTTCGGGGAGCTACTGTCATTTCCGGGAACGGTCGTTCCCGAATATGACGGTTgaaaaaattgttacaaaaaaattgttatcaaaaatatctagtacaaatataaaatggtatataatataatatcctCACCCCACGACGTCAGGTAGATCAGCAGAGGTGCAGATCCCTTTGTGACCAAGATCGTCCTTCTTTTCAAACGCGTGTAGCTTCACCATCGCGTCGTCTGTGCCGCGGGATTGTAATATTGATCTGTATAACTGAAATATTAGAGAAACATGTATAGTTTAgtaaatttgactgcacgattggcgcggctgggcaactggctgccgtgctacgtgtagtgggtttgatttccgcacggagcaactctttgtgtgatccacaaattcttgATTCGGGTTTGGGtatcatgtgaacttgtatgtctgtcaacgcacccacgacccaggagaaaatcctaatgtggggcaacgtttttttaaaggaaaaaaaattgGTCGTgttggcccggaggtttaagactctcatacatgagggtgcggttcaaaacctaccaacggcacgTGTCAAAAGTGCCTATTTAAGATAAGCATCCACAGGCTGCATCGTAactacgcatcgtacgcatagcacgcaacggattttagtttgtattgtataaaaacgttatacggaatgccgatgccaaaaatccgagtgaaagtgggatcggcaatccgattgttAAAGGTAATCCGACAGAGCCGATACAGTAGACGCAgtctaaatttattttatttattttttatttatttatttatcagaaaacaaacggtcacacagttttCATATTCTAAAtctaaacattacataaacagACCTATAGTTTCCTTAATTTAGCAATAtatactaattttttttttacatttgatgcgatccgtctaatgcgtgcgatgcgtacgatgcggttCTGTTGATGCTTACCTTTAAGTATTCatagaaataaatgcttttgactttgactttaccaCGTTCAGGGTTTATCAGTAAGGACTACTGCCTgcttatattaaaaaagtacttatCAAGTTACTCACTTTCAACCCAACGACGAACGGCACGATAACATCATCCTTAGCGTGCAGTATGAGGACGGGCAGAGACCTCACTTTGACCAGGTACTCGTCGGACTTGAACGTCTGCTCGTCATTGCTTCGGAACGGGTCCACGAATGTCCAGTCGTAGTATGGGAGCCAGGTTACTAACTGGGAAcagagaataataatattaaaatcgaCTGCATgtgtgcggtggctgggcgactgccgtagcgggttcgattcccgcacggagcaactctttgtttgatccacaaattgttgtttcaggtctgggtatcatgtgcatatgaaattgtatgtttgtaaactcacccacgtttcaggagaaaaacctagtgtgtgtggcagtttaattaaaattaaaaaaaaagtttaaggcTATTAAATATCAAAGACATTACCTATATCAAATTATAGAAAGCCGACATTCTGAATACATGTTCAATAGTAAGAAAATACATGCAGATTGACGAGAATTACATTTCAACGCCATCATTTTCGAGGAGTACTCGTCCCCGGAAATGATAGCACATAAATAGTTTCCTAAATTGtcttctggtgttgcaggtgtatCTAGACTATGGTGACCCCTTACCATCAAGCGGGCCGTCAGTATTTTTGCTGCcaatagcaaaaaaaatatagactgggctgttttcggtttttgaaaaattatcagtagtagcacgctTTCTGGAATAGTGTCCACTATATGGCATTaggctttttttttgtaaccccctattacatggaaaatataacacaaatgttgaaaaaagggtgtacattgtacaatgccgtaatatgcacctctttGTACgtcttcggagataaaaggtgtgacgataccTTTTTTAAGTTTTCGAAACAGAACTAAAGATTCCATGATCACCAATTATATCGCTTTTTTAGTTctgtagatatatttatttaacgccCGAATACAGAAACGGTAGATACTCAATTCTAAGTTTTACTCAAATATagttctatctctgtcttttttaaacaatttgtagtgacagaactatttctgagagcttaattattatgttatcggcttactcacgtatttgtttgacgaggaactcgactagtttcgactagtcgccgcgtcgtgtgtcgcggaatgctgctcatgaatatgagcctctagcatggcttgaaactagtcgagttcctcgtcaaacaaatacgtgagtaagccgataacataataattaatttagtatgtctcacgaaagttacaataaaattatagaatagaataatatgccataattttagaatagaatagaataggtacctatatgctTACTTTAGACAAAGGATGTTTAGCAACTTCATCAGCCAGGTTATTGAAGGGTGCCTCCAGTATCAGCCCCCTGGGCAGCGGCAGGGGGGTCGGTCTCTCTAGGAGCTTCACTGACAAGTCTTGTAGATTGCCCAGTAAGTGGGATGATATTGCTGTACCTGTGGAGTTTAAACAATATATGTTGTAGGACATAAAATGTATGTGTGGAGTTGGTTAAACAATATGTGGGCTTTTAAATtgagcttttttttaagggggaaaatcatctaaggacctctcccgccttgggcgaggcgagagggagtgtcagactcttactgactaaaaaccaccccgttcctactcctgcttttcgagccggagctccggtaacccgctaagtaatccgcagctccgggtcggcatcagttGTACTGGGTCTGTGGTAGTCTGGtggttctttgaggcgcgcgcttAAATTTAGCTTACATTCAAATTCGTCGTAATGTCAATGCAGATGAAGCTCATGATTAAGCGTCCCGGTTTTGCTCGAAACTAATCGGGTATTCTCGTAATACATATAAACCGTTTATtgtttaatatgatattataaatcTGTAGCCGTTAGATTAGAGATATTTTAAAGAAAGCTATTACTTTCTTTGTTCATTAAATTTTTTTCATCTCGAACATTTGCTTTTTCTAACGGTACAAAacgttaatattaaatttttaacctaATCACAAAGCTTTAGCCTCTAAAATTCAACCACAATAATAACTATACTTGGAGCTGTTTTACAGAACAATAGGgtatatgcatgtattttttaaatgtttttaaatggtaatttacatcattatataaatgttaaaaaaaccagcaccaaaaaaaaaaggaattcgggtaaaaaaagcagttttaaaataatagattcgtaacagcattttaaacgaccgtcattttggcgcgctcgcgtgacgtcaaagtctataataacagttgaaactgcaaagtgttttcggtcataatttgtatatatttcgtgttttacgTGAATTCACTTCAATTACATAATGCAACAAGATAGTAAACcgacttttaaatattgtatcgtgcccaagtgtaaaaatacaaatagaaatgcaccaaataaagtattttttcttgtccCGAGAGGTGAGGACGTAAGGAGAAAGTGGTGCAAAATCATGAAAAGGGACATAATATCTCCATCAACTTGTTTATATTGTTGTGAAGATCATTTTGacgtaagtaatttttttttgtacttatgAGAACTTGAGGGAGTGCAAGGCACGCCACTTATACTCAAGCAAAGTGTCAAGTTAATGATACAAAGCAGCCTCAGCTtcagataatatgtttttcacacaatacaataaataaccttaaaatgttCTCTCATTCGCATTTTAAGGTTATGTTATTTCCAGgctatttctatttacttatagGTAAAAATTATCCAAAGAAGGCGTCGAAAaccaaagaaatataatatttattgtgtaattaccTTGCTGCTTTCACTCCTTTTATTTCAGTAGACGTAAAATCCGAATTTGATGTGAAATACGCGGTCATCATAAACACATCAATTTTTGGAAGATTGTCTGATTGTGCCTTGACGTAACCAATATCAGTCATTTCCTGTGACTTTCCTGCCACTCTTTTACGAAACAATATCACTTCAATATCaactcaaaatcacaaaaaaactgaatttcGTTGCAAGCATTCAACAATAGCACttgttgatatttgttattatagactttgacgtcacaaactactctgaccaatagcaatgcgattcaactaatttgaatttcccgcttattttgtgcattttgcaataattattttcttattcaacacaaacttatattgaaaattattgatagatttataaatctaaaggaaaagagattatatgaaaaaaaattatcgtTATTTGAATCATGCGCATATACCCTATTACGTAGATATTCAACTTTACTCCAAGGCTCCTAAAGTCCAAtattcaacaacaacaacaagtaTACCTAGACCTGCTAAATACAAGACTAGTTTCTAGACTAgtttctagaccataatctacccctgttctataTTTCATCCTGATTCCTTCcagctattttgacgtgattgagtaacaaacatacacacaaactgacaaacattcgcatttataatattagtaagactcACCGAGCGAGTGTCCCCACACGAAGAGCTTGTGGTTCCCCCCGAGGGTGGTGAGCAGCCACTCGTACACCACCAGCGAGTCCTCCACCACGCCCGCCTCCGTCGGACGGATGTTGGTCGAGTCGCCGTACCCTGGAGTacagatatttttgtatgattaCGTTACGTAAATCgtaaagtcacgccttttaacccgtCGTataacgcagatctacgcgagacacaatgcgttttctattgttgtcttatataccggcatacgagaggttaatccccgaaggggtaggcagaggtgcacattatggcacataatggtaatgtacacccacatttcacaatttatgttgtaagtcccatgtaataggtggtgagcctattgccatttaccgggcacatttccagactccgtgctaccactgagaaattttcgaaaaaccgaaaaaagcccagtaatacttcgcccgacccgggaatcgaacccgagaccccttgttcggcagtcgcacttacaaccactcggccaacgaggcagagaTGATTACGTTACGTTATGGatataacgttttttttttagtgagaaaatcatccaatggcttctcccgccttgggcgaggcgagagggagtgtcagactcttactgactaaaaaccaccccgttcctactcctgcttttcgagtcggagccccgctaaaccagctaggtagtccgcagctccggattagatGGATATAAGGTATGGAGAGACAtgttatgacttaatttaaactacatatttgttattatcttggctgacaatatacgaaaaatcagcgaaataggcccagtaggtaaaccaaaaatttgtattatttattttagaggtTAGATTTAGTAGGGGTTAGGAtgttgggaagaggggtaattgggcctctggtaacttcactcacacaacgaaacacaacgcaagctttgtttcacgtcctgtgaggccgtggtatcactccggtcgagccggcccattcgtgccgaagcatggctctcccacacttattcaCTTATTAGTTATAACGAAGCAATAAGGAACATACCTCTATAATCGAACGCGATTGTGTGGAACTCCATTTTCTGGAAGAACTTATACAACTCTATCCTGTGCGCGGCCGCTCGGTTGTTCGAGTTGCCTGCAAATAGCAATAAATCTTAATCAGTAATCACACTATATGTtgagaaaattgcaaaaaaacacttttttttttcaattcggACCAATACTACCTGAGTAACTATAACGTACAAACtactctatttctatttctccCACTCCCTCTATCTCTTTCTCCCGCTAACTCTTTCCCCCCTATCTCTTTCTCCACctatctctatctctttctttcTCCCTCCATCTCTATCTCTATTCCCTCTATCTCTTTCTCCATCTATTTCCAGCTCTTTCTTTCTCcatctctctctttctttctctatCTACTTCTTCCCTTATCACTTTATCCCGCTAACTCCTTTTCCCACTTTCTTACTCCCGCTATCTCTTTATCTCTCTATCTCTTTCCCCCTCTATCTCTGTGTCTTACCATGACAGTAGAGTACGACAGGAGAGTTGGACTTGGTGAGCTCGTCATCGAGTATTTTGTTCAGCTCCTCCCGGTCCGTGCCGCTCTCGAAATTACCCTTCAGCCGCTCGTACGCTGTCTTTGGGAGTATGTGCCAGATACCTGCGAAtggtaaacattatatttaaatggtaCAAAAGGCATTAAACATATTAGCATTATTTTGTTGCACATAAACATGTCTTGGAATAAAGtcattaacttaattattagaAAACGAATTTGTGTTGAAAGTTGATGTATGTTTTTCATAGATTTTCTAtagtgcttttctaccaaagatgtgctatgtagctgtgaaactatgtgatcgtttccactgatacgaaactatgtagctgtgcgaggaagatatgcagcttgagtatgcgatgtgttgatagtaggaaagccatccacacctctatagcacgcatattttcattaaaataaaacatcgcttaactaagtccgtttccaccagtgctaagttatgtgtaccaatgaatataattggtaaaagccaaacgcatacagcaacatagcatagcacatctggggccttagtctgctattacaattgtgtcagaatggtcgatcattgagcagtgcaagagggacggagctatataggttgtatagctccgtccctctggcaattgtaatagcagactaggCCCCCTGTTGGAAAAGCAGCTTAATCTAAAGATATCAATTAATAAAGGACTTACCAATCTTGACATTGCATTTGTCGACTTTCGACTGGTATTCAATGCTAAGGTTCCGTGCCCCCTCGATTCCTGATGAGGACGGCTCCTCGAAGTCCGTGTTGGGCGGCCATTGTACTGGAGGAACGacaaatatgtactttatttataggtaaCTTATGTATTGAGTCAAGTAAAACTTTCATGGTCGGCGTTTGGCGACTATCTCgcctgtactcttagtacgagtaagaatactttacattttaaagaaatcgaaacgTGAGTGATTCTGACGCACAATAATACTTAtaagttttagttatttaatattaaatacaataattgatACAAGTGACAGTAGTAGCGGTGTCGTTAGTTAAAAACGAAATAGAAAGAAGGTAGACCGATTTAtctgctcataaacatccacccgcatatactccagttcatccgtgatcatggcgcttgccaCAGAGcaaaaatatcggaaactcatagacacaaataaacatggtagttaaatatcccgtctcaagttctaatgatagtaaatacctacaataataaaattggtatAAAGATTCAGGTGTGAAATTATATCAATCACATTAGATATTAGGAAGATT
The Spodoptera frugiperda isolate SF20-4 chromosome 17, AGI-APGP_CSIRO_Sfru_2.0, whole genome shotgun sequence DNA segment above includes these coding regions:
- the LOC118276852 gene encoding lysophosphatidylserine lipase ABHD12-like, with the protein product MVIGTILVAGASVTASIFVVQVAVLPLIFKYSKSVQRKMVFSNCINYPRHLDYENPSSCNVVGGRHFNISFQSVVDSCPIKLGAWHIVPCSMFREVFVIRDYLSVDARLHNELKRTQNTVVLYCHGNSNHRASPHRLQMYKVFQELNFHVITFDYRGYGDSTHVRPTERGVVEDALAMYAWLIESLNEKDKPPVIIWGHSLGTAVAANMAANLSDLCRTQGRAQLPPPDAVVLEAAFNNLTDEIESHPFSKLVSWLPYYKDTFVKPFAASSEYTFTTDQYLCCVPDLPILMLHSKGDKIVPFNLAVKLHTKVAESRQKSNAPLVFHAFERGLGLGHNNLCEATELKDVVAQFLKQVKESKKPRPKIKAKKSLSKKSLSKKSLSKM
- the LOC118276927 gene encoding lysophosphatidylserine lipase ABHD12 isoform X2, which encodes MSSKVRRVLILGASLSASLFVFHVAVVPLIFKYSKGFRRNLVFANFVQWPPNTDFEEPSSSGIEGARNLSIEYQSKVDKCNVKIGIWHILPKTAYERLKGNFESGTDREELNKILDDELTKSNSPVVLYCHGNSNNRAAAHRIELYKFFQKMEFHTIAFDYRGYGDSTNIRPTEAGVVEDSLVVYEWLLTTLGGNHKLFVWGHSLGTAISSHLLGNLQDLSVKLLERPTPLPLPRGLILEAPFNNLADEVAKHPLSKLVTWLPYYDWTFVDPFRSNDEQTFKSDEYLVKVRSLPVLILHAKDDVIVPFVVGLKLYRSILQSRGTDDAMVKLHAFEKKDDLGHKGICTSADLPDVVGEFVNQHLQ
- the LOC118276927 gene encoding lysophosphatidylserine lipase ABHD12 isoform X1 — encoded protein: MVEFQGLLICVPLYTAGVLILGASLSASLFVFHVAVVPLIFKYSKGFRRNLVFANFVQWPPNTDFEEPSSSGIEGARNLSIEYQSKVDKCNVKIGIWHILPKTAYERLKGNFESGTDREELNKILDDELTKSNSPVVLYCHGNSNNRAAAHRIELYKFFQKMEFHTIAFDYRGYGDSTNIRPTEAGVVEDSLVVYEWLLTTLGGNHKLFVWGHSLGTAISSHLLGNLQDLSVKLLERPTPLPLPRGLILEAPFNNLADEVAKHPLSKLVTWLPYYDWTFVDPFRSNDEQTFKSDEYLVKVRSLPVLILHAKDDVIVPFVVGLKLYRSILQSRGTDDAMVKLHAFEKKDDLGHKGICTSADLPDVVGEFVNQHLQ
- the LOC118276927 gene encoding lysophosphatidylserine lipase ABHD12 isoform X3, coding for MPWPWVVLILGASLSASLFVFHVAVVPLIFKYSKGFRRNLVFANFVQWPPNTDFEEPSSSGIEGARNLSIEYQSKVDKCNVKIGIWHILPKTAYERLKGNFESGTDREELNKILDDELTKSNSPVVLYCHGNSNNRAAAHRIELYKFFQKMEFHTIAFDYRGYGDSTNIRPTEAGVVEDSLVVYEWLLTTLGGNHKLFVWGHSLGTAISSHLLGNLQDLSVKLLERPTPLPLPRGLILEAPFNNLADEVAKHPLSKLVTWLPYYDWTFVDPFRSNDEQTFKSDEYLVKVRSLPVLILHAKDDVIVPFVVGLKLYRSILQSRGTDDAMVKLHAFEKKDDLGHKGICTSADLPDVVGEFVNQHLQ